Proteins found in one Camelus bactrianus isolate YW-2024 breed Bactrian camel chromosome X, ASM4877302v1, whole genome shotgun sequence genomic segment:
- the LOC105079090 gene encoding LOW QUALITY PROTEIN: uncharacterized protein LOC105079090 (The sequence of the model RefSeq protein was modified relative to this genomic sequence to represent the inferred CDS: deleted 1 base in 1 codon): protein MLFKDLRCARSACLFPALCKARKGGTSPESLQDRKRRRHLNMEKLCNENEGKLESEGKPEDEVEPENEGKSDEEEKLKVEGKSEHARKLQNEGRPEDEGSPYGKGKQEKQGKSEAEGKPYSEGKPESQAKPESEPRAAEKRPAEDYVPRKAKRKTDRGTDDSPKNRQEDLQERHLGSEEMMRECGDMSRAQEELRKKQKMSGFHWMQRDVQDPFTQGGNGVSGE from the exons ATGCTGTTCAAGGACCTGAGATGCGCCAG GTCTGCCTGTCTGTTCCCAGCACTCTGCAAGGCTAGAAAAGGAGGAACCAGTCCAGAATCCCTGCAG GACAGGAAAAGGAGGCGACATCTCAACATGGAAAAACTCTGCaatgaaaatgaaggaaagcTGGAAAGCGAGGGAAAGCCAGAAGATGAAGTAGAGCCTGAAAATGAAGGGAAGTCAGATGAGGAAGAAAAGCTGAAAGTGGAGGGGAAGTCAGAACATGCACGAAAGCTCCAGAATGAGGGACGGCCAGAAGATGAGGGATCACCATATGGTAAGGGGAAGCAAGAAAAGCAGGGAAAGTCTGAAGCCGAGGGAAAACCATACAGTGAGGGCAAGCCTGAATCCCAGGCAAAGCCAGAGAGTGAGCCACGGGCTGCCGAAAAGCGCCCGGCTGAAGATTATGTGCCCCGGAAAGCTAAAAGAAAAACGGACAGGGGGACGGACGATTCCCCCAAGAACCGTCAGGAGGACTTACAGGAAAGGCATTTGGGCAGTGAGGAGATGATGAGAGAATGTGGAGATATGTCACGGGCTCAGGAGGagctaaggaaaaaacagaaaatgagtgGCTTTCATTGGATGCAAAGAGATGTACAGGATCCCTTCACC CAAGGGGGCAACGGGGTGTCAGGGGAATGA